A DNA window from Helianthus annuus cultivar XRQ/B chromosome 15, HanXRQr2.0-SUNRISE, whole genome shotgun sequence contains the following coding sequences:
- the LOC110909458 gene encoding UNC93-like protein 1, with the protein MVETGDQKTGSPIPNNSVFRFNSPFIQVILIGLVCFCCAGMFNALSGMGGGGQLDHNVVNNANTALYTTYAIFGILGGAIYNIIGPRITLFSGCSTYILYAGSLLYYNHHKHQPFVVLAGALLGVGAGLLWAGQGAIMTSYPPAHRKGTYISVFWSIFNMGGVIGGLIPFVMNYHREKADNVNDGTYVGYMVFMSIGTLLSLAILHPSKVIRNDGTGCTDVKYSNVGTETVEIAKLFANWKMVLIFPAAWGSNFFYTYQFNNVNGALFNLRTRGLNNVFYWGAQMFGSVLIGHVMDFSFKRRKTRGLAGISVVAVLGTGIWTGGLLKQRGYDYDDVIVNKSIKLLDFKDSGSAYAGPFVLYFSYGLLDAMFQSMVYWVIGALADDSVTLSRYVGFYKGVQSAGKGVAWQIDAHKVPYMNQLLVNWALTTISYPLLALLVIKFVKDEDKVAEDDELQTPSGYPKQSNDESINPI; encoded by the exons ATGGTTGAAACCGGAGACCAGAAAACCGGATCACCAATCCCAAACAATTCAGTTTTCCGGTTCAACTCCCCGTTCATCCAAGTAATCCTAATCGGACTGGTCTGTTTCTGCTGCGCAGGAATGTTCAACGCACTCTCCGGCATGGGCGGCGGCGGACAACTCGACCACAACGTCGTAAACAACGCCAACACCGCCCTCTACACCACCTACGCCATCTTCGGCATCCTTGGGGGCGCTATTTACAACATCATCGGACCCCGTATCACTCTTTTCTCCGGTTGCTCCACCTACATCCTCTACGCCGGATCTTTACTCTACTACAACCACCACAAACACCAACCCTTTGTCGTCCTGGCCGGCGCCCTTCTCGGCGTGGGCGCCGGCCTCCTCTGGGCCGGCCAGGGTGCCATCATGACCTCGTACCCGCCGGCCCACCGGAAAGGGACGTATATATCTGTTTTTTGGTCTATTTTTAATATGGGTGGTGTTATTGGTGGTTTGATACCCTTTGTTATGAATTATCATAGGGAAAAAGCAGACAATGTTAACGATGGGACCTACGTCGGGTATATGGTTTTCATGTCGATTGGAACGTTACTTTCGTTAGCCATTTTGCACCCGAGTAAAGTCATCCGTAACGACGGTACTGGTTGCACTGATGTGAAATACTCTAACGTGGGTACGGAAACGGTTGAGATTGCTAAACTGTTTGCTAACTGGAAGATGGTGTTGATATTTCCTGCAGCATGGGGGAGTAATTTTTTTTACACGTATCAGTTTAATAATGTGAATGGGGCTTTGTTTAACTTGAGGACTAGAGGGTTGAATAATGTGTTTTATTGGGGGGCTCAGATGTTTGGGTCGGTTTTGATCGGGCATGTTATGGATTTTAGTTTTAAGAGGAGGAAGACGAGGGGGTTGGCTGGGATTTCGGTTGTCGCAGTTCTTGGGACGGGGATTTGGACTGGGGGGCTTTTAAAGCAGAGGGGTTATGATTATGATGATGTTATAGTGAACAAGAGTATTAAGCTTCTTGATTTTAAGGACTCTGGGAGTGCTTATGCTGGGCCGTTTGTGCTTTATTTTAGTTATGGGTTGTTGGATGCAATGTTTCAGAGTATGGTTTATTGGGTTATTGGTGCTTTGGCTGATGATTCTGTTACTCTGAGCAG ATATGTTGGATTCTACAAGGGAGTACAGAGTGCTGGAAAGGGAGTAGCATGGCAAATTGACGCACATAAAGTGCCATACATGAATCAATTGCTTGTGAATTGGGCGCTAACCACCATAAGTTATCCTTTATTGGCTCTGTTGGTCATaaaatttgtaaaagatgaaGATAAAGTTGCAGAAGATGATGAACTTCAGACCCCTTCTGGGTACCCGAAACAATCTAATGATGAATCTATAAATCCAATTTAA